The Methylomonas montana DNA window CTTTTTGTTTTATCCCGCCGCTTTGCTGCACCACATGCGTCATTTCGTGGGCCAGTAGTTCGCGTCCCTGATCGGTTTCCGGCGCGTATTCACCCGGTGCAAAATAAATGTCATTACCGACCGTGAAGGCGCGCGCACTCAATTCCTTGCACAGTTCCGTGGCGTGAGCATCGTTATGAATAACGACACGGGAAAGGTCCTGGCCGAATTGTTTTTCCATGTCGCGCAACACTGCTTCGGGTAACGGCGTGCCGCGACCACGGGTTTGTTCGATGCGTTCTTCTATCGATGGCTCCACATCATTGGTTTCGGCGGCGCTTGCCGCAGCCTGCTGATCTTGTTCTGCCTGCTGTTCGCTATGTTCCACTGCCCGCATCAGTTTCTTTTGCAGGGCCTGTTCTTCTTCAGGTTTGGCTGCTTCAGTTTTGCGGAACAGTCGCGCCGCTTTTTTTTCGTCCTCCGGTTTTGCCGCCTCGGTTTTGCGCCGCAATTTTTTGCGTACCGGCGCCCGTTGTTCATCCTTGTCTTCGGTTTCCACCGAGCGCTGTGCCGCAGGGTTTTTCTTCTCCTCATCCGGTTTTTTCGCCCGGCGCACCGGTTTGTCTTCTTCCGGTTTCGCAGCGCGCGCCACGGCTCGATTAAGCCGCCGCAACAAGCGCTGGGCGCTGGGCACTGGTTTACTGGAAATCATCTCCTTGTCTTCTTTCGGCCCTGGCGCGGGTTCCTTGGGCGCCCGCGCGACTTCCTTCGCCACCTGATCGGCTTCCTGCTCTTCCTTGTCCTGCGGCTGGCTGACCGCCATCTTCCGGCTCAAATAAGCCGGCTTGCGCTGTTTTTTCTCTTCGTTGGGTTTGGGCGGTGCGCTGGTTTTGCGCTGCGGCTGCTTTTTACGGAGTTTGGACGCCAGGGTTGCCATAAGCTAACTCCTTAACTGTTTTAACTGCGCCGGCGGATTGCGGCCCAGTTTCTGATATTCGCGTTGCAAAGCCGACAACAGCGGACCGATGCCGATGGGCTGATCGGCAGGGCTACAGCCGGCGGCAGTCAACACCACGTTGCGAATTTGCCCGCCACTGATGTCGCAATAGCTGGCCAGCGTACGGCACAGACTTTCGTCCGGGCTGCGCTGTCCCAAATGGCTGCGCCATAAATCCAGGCGCTCCTGAAAGCCCGGCAGTGGAAAATCGACGATCGCATCCAGGCGCCGGGTAAAAGCGTTGTCGATGCGCTCGCGGCTATTGGTGGTCAGGATCGTGATGCCGGGATGATTTTCGATGCGGGTCAATAAAAAGTTAGTCAGCATATTGGCATAACGCTCACCGCTTTGCTGGGCGTCGGTGCGGCGGCCGAACAAGGAATCGGCTTCGTCGAACAACAACAATGCATCGGCGGCGGCGGCCAGATCCAGCAAGGTGCCCAGATTTTTTTCCGATTCGCCGACATATTTGTTCATGATTGCCGCCAGATCGACCCGGTACAACGGTGCGCCGAGCGCGGTGGCGACATAGCTGGCGGCCAAGGTCTTGCCGGTGCCGCTGTCGCCGACGAACAAGGCCCTGAGGCCGGCATTGCGGGACGCTTGCAAGGTGACACCCAGCGACTCCCACAGCGATTCCCGGCTGTGGGCGCGAGCGATGAAATCGTGCAAATATTGCTCGACCAAGGGTGGAAACACCACGGCCTCGCGTTCGACCCGGCGCCGCACCGGCTCGGCCAACAAGCGCAAGCGTTCTGCGCCCAAATCGCGGCGGGCTTGAGCGATATGTTCGGCGTTTAACGCTGCACGGCTCTGTTCGGCGCGTAGCACCGCATTGCGCGCCACCTTCTGGATCACCGGCCCGCTTAGCAAGGCGCTGGCAGCACGACGGGCCAATTCCGGTTGATCCAGGTAGCGCGCCCAGAGTTGTTGGCGCTCGGCTTCGTCCGGCACTCCCATTTCCACTTCCAGCATGTCCTGACCCGCGATCGCATCGGTCATCCCCAAAACTACGACATGCGGAATATTGGGATGTATCGCCGGCAATTGCCAGCTCTCACCGGCCGCGACATGAACCTTGATCACTGGCAACCAGCCCGCCAACTGGCAAGCCAACGGCAAGGCAGGCTGCTGTTGCCAAAGTTCGCCAGGCACCTCGATCGCATTCAACCCCAGCAGGCCGGCCAATTCGGCGGCCAAGGCCCGCCGCCCGCCGCCGCTGTTGCCGCGTATCGCCAAACCGCGCACCTCGCCCTTGGCCAGTAAGGTAGCCAGATGCGGCAGCTGCCGGCGTATCCGTAGCGGCAGCAATTCCCTGTCCGCCAAGGCCACGATCCGACAGCCGGGCCAAATTGCCGGCCGACCGCACAGGACCGACCACAGGGCCGGCTCGATCCGCAACTGCCGTAATGATAGCGGCCCGCTGCCTTCCAATAGCAACACCTGCTGTTGCACCAGCGCCATACTGTGCAAATCCAATGCATCCAGCGTAGTACCGGCGCCAAACAATTCGTCCAGCATGCTCAGGGCCAGATGCACGGCCAGCCGGTTACCGGGATTGGGGGCCTGCAATTCGCTCAAGGTCAACGTCGTCAGATAATCGGTCTCGGCGCTGCCGACCAAAGCCAGTAAATAGGCTTGCGGTAAGTCGATGTGCTGCTCGCGCAGCCACTGCCCGAACGGGCCGGGCAAGGTATAGAGTTGCCCGGCCGCAGCATCGCGCATCTGTGTCCAGCTCGGCGCAGTTTCCATATTGAGCTGTTGGGCGGCTTGTTGCAGCAATTGCTCGGACAATTCGGTATCGCCCGGCATCATCTGCGTCCAGAACTCCGCCAGGCCGACCCGCACCAAGGCCGCCAACGGCTGGCGCTGGTTAGGCGGTTTCAGGTTGAGCGATTCGGCCAGGGGCGGCGCTTTAGTCATAATGAAAACTCACTACCCGGCCCAGCCACGGCAACCAGCCAGGATTGATGTCCAGCCCTGCCAGGCGCACCGGTAAACGGATCGCCGTCATCGGCGCATATAAATCGATATGGCTGGGACTGTATTGAACCTGCGCCGTCAGTGCCAACAGGCCGGCTTGCCAGACGCCGGTTTTACCGTACCAGCGCCGCGCCTGATTCAACACCTGCTCGCGGTCGGGAAGCGCTGGCAATTGGCTTAGAGCCAAATGGTTTTCCAGGCCTAATTGCAACGCAATGAAATCGACCAGCGCATCGTCTTCCCGTAACTGCAATTCCTGCCCAAGCCGATATAGCCATGCCCAAGCGCTGGGCAATGTTTCGGCATGCTCTACCATCAAGCTCCGCATTTCCGGGCGGTTGAGCATATTCAATAGATACAGCAAACCGCCTTGCATGGTATCGAAGCGGGCAAAGGCCGGCTCGGCGACGGCTTGCACTGCCGGATCCAGGTCTTGTGCCATCGCCTGCTTCGCACCGGATACATCCAGCGCAGTCGCGGCTTGCCCAGGACTTTCCTCACGCTGTTCCGTGCGGTATTGGGACTTTGCCGATCCAAGCGCTTTGTCACGTGTCAAAGCACCAGCCGGCACCATCTGGTCTCCGCCCGATTGCGGTCGAGTCTCGGCAGTTTGGCTTGATGATGGGGACGATTTAGATAACGCGGAAGCTGCCAAAGGCGCGACCAGCGCATTAAGCTTGGTTGCCACCGGCTCCTGGTCGATTCGAGTTCGCACCGCATGCGCCGGCGGCGAAAAATAAGCCGATAAGGTCGCCAGTAACTTGGCCGGCTGTTGCTGCAATAATAAAGGCGCCACTTCCTGGCCGATCAAGCATAAGGCCAGCTGATAACGGCTATCCGACACTTCCAGCCCTTGCAACACGTTTCGCCAGCGCGCCAACAGCCCGGACGGCCAATACAGCTGGGTTGTCAGGGTGGTTAAATTGACTGACAGCATTTGCTGGTTTGCCTCGCTCTTGATCTCCCCGGCAAGCACAGCGGTGAGATTCCGAGCCGACGGCAAGCTGAAACCGTTTAAACCGGCCAGTTCGACCGCCAATTGCCGACTATCGGCTTCATCCAAACTCAACCATACGGCCGGCAACTGGCCTCGTATCGCCAATCGGGCGGATATGGACGGCAATAAAGCCAGATGTTCGGACATTACGACATACAGCGCCCTCGGCGTAGGCAAGTCAAACCAATGTTCCCAGCGCCGCCAGTACCAATAAAACCCTGCCCCGCCGCGCAATAAATCGGTTAGCAAGGCCGCCAACAGCTCGGTCAGACCGGCAAAGCGCATCACCTCGTCGGTATTATGGGCTTGGTTTAAATACTGCTTGGTTTGCTCGCACAACTGTTGTGGCAATTGCCGGCCAGACCCGCTGGCTTGCAGGCGGCGGATAAACACCCAACTATCGCGGTCGGCATGCGGCCAATCAGCATTTTGCAAATTGTCGCGCAAGGTATCCACCATCGTCTGCTGCCCGCGCCCTGCCCGCACGGTCAGGCGGTGTATCGCAACGGTATCGGCGGCCAGTTTAGTCATCGCGGCAGCTTATAAGCGCTTCTGGGTCAGCTTGTTCGCCACCACGCTAAAGCGGGTATTGATCTTGACGTTGCTTTGCAGCAGATCGACGATTTTCACTTGGGTGCTTTGCGGACTGTGATCCTCCACCGCCAATACCGCCACCACCCGTTGTTCGGTATCCAGCAATTGCAAACGGGTGCCTGGCAGCGGCGGCCGATTCAGTTTGACTTGCAAGCTTTCGCCTATCGCCGCTAGCCGTGGCGGCACATGCACATTGCCTCGCACAATTTCCTGAGGATCGCCCAGCGAGGCATGAATCAGCACCGCCCGAATCATATTGCGCATCGCGCTGCGGCTGGAAGCCGAAGCATCCCGATCCAACTGCCGAAACCACCAGGCAATCAATTCCGAAACGGTACGGGCAGCATTGAAATCGTCGGCCTCCGCTCTATCCATGCCTGGCCACCAGGAAACGTCTTCGACCCGAATTTGATCGTCCTCGGCCAATTGCCCCCATTGCAAACGCAGCGACGGCGGCAGCAGATTGAGCTTTTCCAGCAAACAAAACTGGCAATGCTCCAGTTGCTCGCGCAACTCATGGGCTGGTTTGCGCAACGGTCCGGCGCTGCCGGCCAGATCCGCCAGCGACAACACCTTGGCCGCCGCAGCCTGAGTTTGCAAACTGCTGGCGGTAAAAGCCGGCAAACTAAAACTCGCCCATTGCTGCATCACTATTTGGGTTTGCAGATGCACGGTTTGCAGCCGGGCCTGCAAGGTATCGGTATTGGCCGGCGTCAGCAAGCCGGCGGGCCTGGCCTTGAAGCGGGCTTGACGCAGTTGACCGAGATAATCGAATTGTTGAAACGGCGGTAGTTTGGGCCGCAACGGTTTTAATCCGACCCAGTCGTCCATCGGAATCTCGCAAATCGCCGCGAAAAACGGGTCCAATGCATTCGGCAAATCGACTTCTTCTTCCCAATCGCAGCCGGGGACGATGTCCTTGCTGCTGCCGTAGCGCAGCGCCAATGGATCGGCCAGTGCGGCGCTGACCGGCGTGCCGCGCACCCGGACGTAATACAAGCCGCGCAAAGCCTTGGTCAGAATACGGCTGCGTTCGTTATTCAAAGCCCAGACTTGCCGCCAATCTTCGTCCAGCAAACGCTGAGCGACGCCATAGTCGCCGAGTTGCTCGACACGGAAACGGTCCATGCCTTCCAGCGTTTCCCGCGCCACCCGGATCAGGCCGGCCAGTTTGTCGATCTGCGCCAGTTTATTGGATTGTTCGCGTAGCTTGCCCTGCAATTTACGCTCGATATTGTTATAACGGCCTTCAAATATCGCAATCCATTGCGTCAGAATCTTGCCGGCCTTGAACAGGGCATGGTAACGATACTGAGTCCGCAATAAACTGAACCGTGCGGTATCCAATTGCTTGGTAATTTTGTCGGTGGCATCAACTTCGGCCAATTTATCCAACATGGCGGGCGGCTCTAATTTGTTGGGGCGTTTGAACGGATCTTTTGGCAGCGTTTCGCCTTCCTCCACCTCGCCGATCGTCACCAGTTGCTTGCGTAAGGTCGCGGCATCGGTAGGATCGAATAAATCGGTTAAGGTCGCCAGCAGATCCTTCATACCGTAATAGGCCTTGGCATATTCGTTGATATCCGGACTGATGTGATCGATCACGCTAAAGCGGTATTCTTTGGCCTCGAAGGCCGGCTTGCTGACTGCTTCCTTGGTGATGCGCGACAACATATCCAGGCGATTTTTGTTGATGCCCAGTTCAAACGCCGAAAAGGTTTGCGGCTTACTGCTCAACAGGAAGCTGGATTTGGAGACCGACGAAGTCGACGTCAAAGCATTGCTGAGCAAATTGCTGCTCAAGGCACTACTCGCGGTTATTTTCGGCGCTGCCGCCAACTGACTAATCGCGCTACTGAACATCCCTGTGGAAGCGGTAGCGAAGATCGATTTCGGCGCGGTGTTGACTACACTTTCGACAACTGCGGGCTTATCGGAGGTTTTGGGAATATCAGTGGCGCTCAGACTGGCATACGGTAACCAACGGGCAACCTGCAAACCGGTGCCATCACCAGCCACGCCACCAGCCAAGGCCGCCAGCGCCACGGTTTGCGAATCCAGTTGCTGGCGTTGCAGCAGCAAAAAATCACGGGTTTTCTCCACCCGGCTGCGAATCGCCCGAATCTGATTTTCAATTGCCTCCAGCTCCACCAGGGCCACCGCGTATTGCACCACCAGGCCATCGTCGCTGGGCACGCTTATCGGCGGCGGAGCGCCGTCCTCCCCCAACCAATCGCTATAAAAGTTTGGCGGAACAGGCACACCGTTGCTGTAGGGATAAGGCGTACCAGGGTTTTGCGGATCTTGCTGCTCGCTGTTGGCACGGGCGATTACGCGCTCGAAAATCGTCAATGGCAAGGCTGGTGGAATTTCCGGTTTGGGCAAATCCAGATTCTTGAACTGGGCCGGATCGAGTACCGCGTGTTCGATGGGCGCATCGACATCGCCCGTCGGCAGCGGCAGATTGTTGGACGGCTCGACGAAATACAGCACGTCGAATTGCTGCCGCCATTTGCGCCAGGCCTCGTAAGCGCGTATGTAAAAACGGAAAATATCGCTTTCCAGTAGGCTGTCGGTTGGCGGAATATCCAATAAATTGGGCCGATAATCCGGTTCGTTGACCGCCAGCAACAAGCGGATTTTGTCGCCGGCCGGTTGGCGTAGATCGATCACCCGGCGGGCGATATGCCGGTTCAACAGCTCGATGATGGCCTCCTCGGGCACCGGCACCATGTCCACACCCAGATGCGTCGGCAACCACAATAAATTCGGCGCCGGCGCGGCCGGACTTTGCAGCCAATCCAACGGCAACTGGCCGGCCGCCGGCAGAAAACCCAGATGCAGATTGTCTTGCAGAAATTGCGGCAGCGGAATCTCAGCATTGGCGGGCAGGCCGGCCGCCTGCATCACTCGCCGCATCGCCGCGCCGGTTTGATTAAGCAGCACCCGGTAACCGCTATTCGGTAAAGCCTCGTAGCGGCCGGCTTCCTGAGACAGCCATTTCAATCGATAACGCGCTGCCGGCGGGAGTTCCGGCTCTTCCTCCACCACAGGTTTGGGCTCGATAGCCAGCAGCGCCAGCGGCACCGAATTGCCCAGCTTGGCCATGAAACCGGCATCGACTCGATCGGCGGCCACCCAGTTTTCGATTTGCTCGCGTGGCAGTGTATTGACGGCGTTGTCACTGATATTGATACGCTGCAAGGCCAGACTGCCGGCCAGCACTCGCTGAGTATCGCGAGAGGGGTCCAGCTC harbors:
- a CDS encoding ATP-binding protein, with translation MTKAPPLAESLNLKPPNQRQPLAALVRVGLAEFWTQMMPGDTELSEQLLQQAAQQLNMETAPSWTQMRDAAAGQLYTLPGPFGQWLREQHIDLPQAYLLALVGSAETDYLTTLTLSELQAPNPGNRLAVHLALSMLDELFGAGTTLDALDLHSMALVQQQVLLLEGSGPLSLRQLRIEPALWSVLCGRPAIWPGCRIVALADRELLPLRIRRQLPHLATLLAKGEVRGLAIRGNSGGGRRALAAELAGLLGLNAIEVPGELWQQQPALPLACQLAGWLPVIKVHVAAGESWQLPAIHPNIPHVVVLGMTDAIAGQDMLEVEMGVPDEAERQQLWARYLDQPELARRAASALLSGPVIQKVARNAVLRAEQSRAALNAEHIAQARRDLGAERLRLLAEPVRRRVEREAVVFPPLVEQYLHDFIARAHSRESLWESLGVTLQASRNAGLRALFVGDSGTGKTLAASYVATALGAPLYRVDLAAIMNKYVGESEKNLGTLLDLAAAADALLLFDEADSLFGRRTDAQQSGERYANMLTNFLLTRIENHPGITILTTNSRERIDNAFTRRLDAIVDFPLPGFQERLDLWRSHLGQRSPDESLCRTLASYCDISGGQIRNVVLTAAGCSPADQPIGIGPLLSALQREYQKLGRNPPAQLKQLRS